The genomic region GAGACGTTCTTCCCGGTCGAGGTGATGATCATTTCCTTCTTGCGGTCGGTGAGCCACAGGTAGCCGTCGTCGTCGATCCGGCCGATGTCCCCGGTCGGGAACCACCCGTCCGCGTCGAGCGCCCGGTCCACGGTGCCGTCGGCGCGCAGGTACCCGGAGAACACCGTCTCGCCCCGGACCAGGATCTCGCCGTCCTCCGCGATCCTCAGCTCCAGCCCGTGCAGCGGCCTGCCGACCGAGCCGAGGCGGAACCCGGACGGGCTGTTGGTGGTGAACACACCGACCGTCTCGGTGAGTCCCCAGGCGTCCATGACGACGATGCCGAAGCCGGCCCAGAAGCGCACCACGTCCAGCGGCATGGGCGCGGAGGCGCTGGCCGTCCACACCAGTCGCTCGAAGCCCGCGAGGGAGAGCACCGGATCGAGGACCTTCTCCTTGGCGTGCCGGTAGGCGGTCTCCAGCTCAGCGGGTGGCTGTTCGCCCCGCTCGCGGAAGGCCACGTGCTCGCGGGCGGTCTCCCCCGCCGCCTCGATCGCGGCCCGCTGCTCCTCGGGCAGGGTGGCGAGCGCGGCCCTGACGGAAGCGGCGAGCTTCTCCCACACCCGGGGCACGCCGAAGAACTGGGCGGGGTGCAGGGCGCGCGCGGTGGCCGCGACGGCCGCGGCGTCGGCGCAGAGATGGACGTGCGAGGCCCGGAAGACCGGCAGGTAGATGCCCAGCATCCGCTCGGCGATGTGGGCGAAGGGGAGGTAGCAGATGTGCGCGACGTGGTCCGGCAGTTCCACCACCCGGTCCAGGGCCAGCGCGTTGACGACCACGCTGCGGTGGGTGATGGGCACGGCCTTCGGGTCTCCGGTGGTGCCCGAGGTGTAGACGACCGTGAGGGGGTCGTCGGCGGCGGAGGCCTGCCAGGCCGCCTCGAACTCCTCGGCGTCGTAGGCCTGTTGCCCTGCCTCGTACAAGGAGGCGTACGTCCGGCCACCGGCGCCCTCCGGTTCCACGACGAGGAGCGCCTCCAGGGGGACGGTGGCGTCCGCGAGGAGGGGCTCCCAGCGTGCGCGCTCCCGCGCCCCCTCGACGACCGCCAGCCGGGCGCCGCTGTGCCGGGCGATGTGCGCGATCTGTTCGGGGGCGGCGGTGCCGTACACGGTGACCGGTACCGCGCCGAGGTGGGTGAGGGCCAGGTCGCTGAGCCAGTGTTCGGGGCGGTTGCCCATCATCATCAGGACCTGCTCGCCGCGCCGGACGCCCCGGGCCGTGTATCCGGCGGCGAGCACCGCGGTCTCGCGGCGCACCTCCCGCCAGGTCAGGGTGGTCCATCCGTCGGTGCTGTCCGGGCTCCGCCAGGAGAGGGCGGGCAGGTCCCCGTGGTCCTCGGCGTTACGCGCCAGCAGGGCCGGGAGGGTGAGCCGGTCGGTCTCGGTGGGAACTCGCAGGATCGTGGTCACGGCCGTCTCCTGTTGCCGTCGGCCGGACCGCACGGGTCCGCACCGGAGGGAATGACGCGCTTCGATGGTGCCGGAGACTTTCACACGACCGGTGAGACAGCAATAGTGTTGCACCTGATTGGTACAACGCCGCCGTCGCGGCACCCGCGCGGGCGTCAACACACCGGGGCGCCCACCGGAGTTCCGGCGGGCGCCCCGGCGCGGGTCCGCGAGTGCCTACTCCTCACAGCTCCCGGCGAAGGTCGCGCGGGTCGCGACATCGGTGGCCGCGGCCGTGGTGTCCAGCCAGGCGACCCGCCGGCCGTCACCGAGGGACGGGGCCAGCTGGGCGCCCGAGGAGCAGGAGACCCGGCTGAAGTCGTCCAGACCGGCGAGGACGTCGGCGGTCGTGGAGACCTTGACCTTGCCGGGGCCGGTCCAGGAGCCGAGGCCGCCCCAGAGGTCGTAGGTGGAATAGGCGAAGTACTTCTCGTTGACCGAGAACTGGGCGACGTAGGTGCCCGTCGGGTACCGCAGCTTCGCGGCCGCGGACAGGTCGTCGGCCGGTGCCGACACGAAGTTGGTGTTGGGGAGCAGGCCGCCGGTCTCGCGCCAGTAGATCCGGTCGGAGGTCAGCTGGATGTCGGAGACGGAGTTGAGGAGCCAGCCACCGATCCGCTTGCTCTGCGTGGTGCCCGACCTGATGTCGTAGAGGTACACGTAGCCGCCGCTGCCCGTCCACGCGATCCGGCCGTGCTTCATCGCGAGCCGGGAGGCCGTGGTGCCGGCCTCGGGGGTCACCTCGACCGTGGTGCCGTCGGCCTTGCGGAGCAGGACGTCCTGCTCGCCGTCGGGTGTGGTGGAGATGTACGCGAGCGCGCCGTCGTCGGTGACCGGCTCGGTCTCGTCGGCGCCGGGCAGGTCGACGAGCTTCCTGATCCCGCCCTGGCCCTTGTCGCCGGACCGGTAGACGCCGACGCCGTCGGCGGCGACGCGGGTGAAGACGATGCGGTCGTCGTCGAGGGACGGGTCGAGCAGATGGGCGTCCTTCTGGGCGAGTTCACGCTGCGGCTTCTTGCCGAAGCGGCCCACCGTGATGCCGAAGGCCTCGCTGCCACGGTCCCAGGCGACGGCGTCACCGTGCGGGATCGCGTAGACGTCACCGTTGATCTGGGCGGCCTGCTCGTCGATGCCGCCGTAGACCTCGTAGGCGGGCAGGACGTCGGCGCCGATCACCGTGCCGTCGTGCGTGCCGCTCCTGCGCTCCCAGCCCTTCTCGATGCCGTGGGCGTCGAAGGCCGCTCCGATCGCCGCGAGGTCGCGCTCGGAGACATGGAGGGACTTCGCGGCGAGGGTGACGGCGTCACGCATGTCGGTGAAACCGGACAGCGGGGTGAGGTAGTTCTGCGCGGCACGGTAGACGACCTGGTCCGCGAGCTCGCTGTCGATGCTCTTGCGCATGTCCCACATCGCCCCGCCGACGATGGTGGAGTTGTGGTGCACCCCTCCGTTGTCGATGTCGAGGGTCATGGGCAGGTAGTCCTTCTGCGCGCTGCGGCCGTCGTTCAGGTCGCGCAGGGCACATTCCTCCAGCGGCACGGTGCCGTTGCAGAGGTACTCACCGATGAGGCCGGACGACGGGTCGTCCATGGCGATGCCCTTGTCGGCGGTCTCCATGGCGTTGCCGAAGTAGTCCGATATCGCCTCGTTCAGCGCACCGGACTGGTTGAGGTAGACGAGGCCCGCGGAATGCTCGGTGACTCCGTGCGTCATCTCGTGGCCGACGACGTCCAGTCCGACGGAGAGAGGGATGCCCTCCATGTGGCCGTAGACCATCTTGGAGCCGTCCCAGAAGGCGTTGGCGTAGTCCTGGCCGTTGCTGGAGACGTTGACGACGGAGTGGATCGAGCCTCCCTCACCGTCGACGCCGTCCCGGCCGAGCCGGTCACGGAGGTACTCGTAGACCTTGGTGGCGTTGAGATGGGCGTCCACCGCACCGGAGCTGGTGGCGGCGCCGTCGAAGCGGTCGGTCGCGGAGGTGCCCAGTGGGGCACGGTCACCGACGGGCCCGCCCACCAGGTCCTGGTAGTGGGCGCGTCGTGCGTCGTAGGTACGGATCTGGCCGCCGGTCCGGGGGTACATGGCGCGGGCCGAGTCGACGAGCGTGTAGGTGCCGTCCGCCTCCTTGTTGACGCCCAGCTTCGTCTCGGTGCCGTCCACGCGGACACCGGTGCCCTCGGCGGGCGAGACGTCGGCGGCGTCGATGTTGTCGTACGAGAGCGCGATGCCGCCCACCCGCGCGTCGACGTAGACCTCCTGACGCACCGGGCTGCCGTCCGCCCTGCCGCCCGTGACGGTGAAGTGCCAGGCCAGCCGGCCGCCGTCGGCGTCGGGCAGCACCGTGAGGCCCTGCGCCCTGGTCTGCCGCCCCTCGACCCCGACGAGGCCGCGGTCGAGGGAGAACATCCGCTGCTCGGCGGTGGCTTCGTCGACGAGGGGCTTCGTGGAGACCGTGAGCTCCGTGTAGAGCGTCCCGGTCGCCGAGGTGATCCGCACACCGCCGCCACCGGCCTCGGTCTGCACCGCGTACTGCGCACCGAAGACGGGTACGCCCTCGTGCTTCTGCTGGAAGCGGACGGAGGACTGCTCGCCGTCCTTCGTGGTCCGCACGGTCCTCAGATCACTCTCGGCGACCTTGTACGTGCCCTTGTACGCCTTCATGTGGGCGCGGGCCGCCTCGGCCGGCGTGCCCTTGCGGACCGTGGCGTCCAGCCCCTGGGTCAGGGCCGGGGCGACCGGGACCGGGTCCGCCGTCGCGGTGGCCGCGGCGGGCGCGGCGGGCGCCGCGCCGTCGGCCCAGGCCGGTGCCGCCAGCAGCGCCGAACCGGTGGCGGCCGCGACGACACCGGCCGCCAGCGTTCGCCGGATCCTCGTAGTTCTCACAGAACCCTCCCCATCGCACATCCATCCGTCCAAACGCACTGTTGTACGTCCCAGCCGGTTGACGGGGTAGATCCTTCGGCACACGAGGCCGGGCCAACAAGGGATGACGGCGGCGCGAAAGCGCCGTGGCGTAATTACGCCTCAGAAGTGCTCCGCCGCAACGGAGTCGGGCGATTCGAGCCAGCCGGCCCGGGCGGCGTGCCAGCCGAGCTGGAACCGGGTGGCGGCGCCGACCTCGTCCATCAGGGCCCGCAGCCGCCGCTGCACGGTGCGGTGCCCCATCCCCAGCTGACGCGCGATCGCGGCGTCGGTCAGACCGATGTGGAGGAGCGCCACGATCTCCCGGTCGACCGGTGCGAGCGCGTCCTCCCGGCCCGCGTCGGAGCCGCTCAGCCGCCACCCCTTCTCGAAGTGCTCCTCGAACAGCGAACAGAGGGCGGTGAGCAGACCGGTCCGGTGCACGACCAGCGCGACGGGCTCGGTCTCCCTCTCCGGGTTCAACGGCAGCAGGGCGACCCGCCGGTCCACGATGACGAGCTTGATCGGCAGCCGGTCCGTGACGGAGATGTGCTGGCCCAGCGCGACGCACGAGGCCAGCACCGCTGCCGTCGCCGGATGCTCCAGCCCCGCGCGTTCGACCACGCTGCGCACGGTCACTCCGCGGCGCGTCAGCTCCGCGTCCGCCTCGGCGTGATTGTCCTCGCAGGTGAGCACCTCCGGCGCGTGCCGGGTCGGGACCAGGGTGCAGACCTCGCTCACGGCCTGACGCTGCATGGTCAGCAGGCGGCGCCGGATCGCCGCCGGGCCGGTCAGCACTTCCACGGGCACCCCCGAGGCGTGCGCCTGGGCCGACCGGTGCCGTTCGGTGAGATCGCCGACGAAGGACTCGACCTGGCGCAGCGCGGCCCGCCGGGACTCCAGGAGCGATCCGAGTGCCAGCACGGGTGACGCGGCACGGTACCGGACGGCCGTGCCGTCGTCGTCCGGCCGGCCGGCGCTGGCGAGGCCGCGCTCGACGAGCGACTCGAGGGCCTGGGCCACCACGGGGCCGCTCAGCGCCCCTTCGAGGGCTGCCGGCTCGCAGTCGGGACGGTCCACGAGCAGCCGGTAGACCACGTCCTCGGCTTCCTCGAGACCGAGCAGCGTCAGGAGGGAGGAGTCCGCCGGGCCGGCCACGGGTGCGGGGATCACGGCCCCGGCACCCCGTTCCCCCGTGTCCGGCCGCCCGGGTGTCCGTGCCGCCTCGTCGCCCCGCACGTGGCCCCCTCCCCGCCGTGTCCGCGTCGGCCGTCACACTATCCGCAGGCACGGGGCTCCGACCGGCGCGCACGTGCGCGGACCCCACCCGACGGCCCCCGGGCCAGGACTGTCGCCCCCGGGGCACTTTCACAACAGTGGTGATACAGCAATACTGTTGCACCTGATCGACCCAGGCCCGGCAGGACGGGCCTGCCCGCGACAAGGAGCAGCCATGGCACCCGGGACAGACGAGCCGACGCTGACCGTCGACGAACTGGCGGCGCGCGCGGGAGTCACCGTACGCACCGTGCGCTTCTACAGCACCAGAGGTCTGCTCCCCCCTCCGGTCATCGGGCCCCGGCGCGTCGGGCACTACGGGCACGATCACCTCTCCCGGCTGGCCCTCATCGAGGAGCTCCAGCACCAGGGCATGACGCTCGCCGCCATCGAGCGCTATCTCCAGCAGCTGCCGCCCGACCTCAGCGCGCAGGACCTGGCGATCCACCGCGCCCTGGTGGCGTCGTGGGCCCCGGACGCGGCCGAGGACATGGAGCGTGCCGAGCTGGAGCGCCGGGCGGGCCGCCCGCTCAGCGAGCAGGACGTGGACCGGCTGGGGGCCATGGGCGTACTGGAGCGCCCCGGGAAGCCCGAGGCGCCCTTCCAGGTGGACCCCGGTCTGCTGCGGCTCGGGGTGGAGCTCCTGGACGTGCCGATCGCCCACGAGACGATCCTGGCGGCACGCACGGTCCTGCTGGAGCACACCCGGTCGGCCGCCCACGAACTGTCGCGGCTGTTCCGGGACGAGGTGTGGAACCCCTACCGGGAGCGGGAGTCGGACCCGGAGCACGTGAAGGCGATGAAGTCGCTCTCGGCCAACATGCAGCCGATGGTGCTCCAGGCCCTGCTGACGGCCTTCCAGCGGTCGCTGAAGGAGGAACTGCGGGCCGCGTTCACCGCGGGCGAGGAGGGGTGAACGCGGCCCGCGGGGCGGCCGTCAGTCGTGGAAGGTCTCGCCCTTCTCCGCCTTCTCCACCAGGTACGCGGAGGGCAGGAAGCGGTCTCCGTAGCGCTCGGCGAGCTGCCTGGCGCGCGCGACGAAGCCGGGCAGGCCGCCCTCGTAGCCGTTGATGTACTGGAGTACGCCACCGGTCCACGCGGGGAAGCCGATGCCCATGATGGAGCCGATGTTGGCGTCGGCGACGGTCATCAGGACGTTCTCCTCCAGGCAGCGGACGCTGTCCAGCGCCTCGGAGAAGAGCATCCGCTCCTTCATGTCCTCGAAGGGGATGTCGGCGGCGGGCTTCGTGAAGTGCTCACGCAGGCCCGGCCAGAGCGCGCCCCGCCTGCCGTCCTCGCCGTACTCGTAGAACCCGGCTCCCCCGCTGCGCCCCGGCCGTCCGAACTCGTCGACCATCCGGTCCACGACCTCGTCCGCCGGGTGCGTGGCCCAGGTGCCGCCCGCCTCCTCGACGGCGCGCCGGGTCTCGATGCGGATCTTGCGGGGCAGGGTGAGCGTCAGCTCGTCCATGAGGGAGAGCACCTTGGCCGGGTAGCCGGCCTGCGCGGCCGCCTGCTCGACCGACGCGGGCTCGACACCCTCGCCGACCATGGCGACACCCTCGTTGATGAAGTGGCCGATGACGCGTGAGGTGAAGAAGCCGCGCGAGTCGTTGACGACGATCGGGGTCTTCTTGATCCGGCGCACCAGGTCGAAGGCGCGTGCCAGGGCCTCGTCGCCGGTCTTCTCGCCCTTGATGATCTCGACGAGCGGCATCTTGTCGACGGGAGAGAAGAAGTGCAGCCCGATGAAGTCGGCCGGGCGGGTGACCCCTTCGGCGAGCGCGGTGATGGGCAGCGTCGAGGTGTTGGAGCAGAGCAGCGCGTCGGGGTCGACGATGTCCTGGATCTCCTGGAACACCTTGTGCTTCAGCGCGGTGTCCTCGAAGACGGCCTCGATCACGGCGTCGCAGCCCGCGAGGTCGGCCGGGTCCCCGGTCGGGGTGATGCGGGCCAGCAGTTCGTCGCGCTTCGCCTCCGTGGTGCGGCCCCGGGAGAGCGCCTTGGCGAGGAGCTTCTCGCTGTACGCCTTGCCCTTGGCCGCCGCCTCGACGGTCACGTCCTTGAGGACGACCTCGATGCCGGCGCGTGCGCAGGAGTAGGCGATGCCCGCGCCCATCATCCCGGCGCCGAGCACGGCCACCTTGCGGACCTGGCGCTCCTCGACGCCCGCCGGTCGGCTGGCGCCGGAGTTGACGGCCTGGAGGTCGAAGAAGAACGCCTGGATCATGTTCTTGGCGACCTGGCCGGTGACCAGCTCGGTGAAGTAGCGGGCCTCGATGGTCTGCGCGGTCTCGAAGTCGACCTGCGATCCCTCGACCGCCGCGGCCATGATGTTGCGGGGCGCGGGCATGGGCGCGCCCGCGAGCTGCTTCTTCAGGTTCGCCGGGAAGGCGGGCAGATTGGCCGCGAACTTCGGGTTGGACGGGGTGCCGCCGGGAATCCGGTAGCCCTTGACGTCCCAGGGCTGCTGCGACTCCGGATGGGCGTCGATGAAGGCGCGGGCCTTTTCGAGCATCTCCTCGCGGGTGGCGGCGACCTCGTGCACGAGGCCGTTCTCCAGCGCCCGCTGCGGGGTGTACTGGGTGCCCTGGAGAAGGACCTTCAACAGCGCGTCGGTGATGCCCATCAGCCGTACGGTGCGGGTCACACCGCCGCCGGCGGGCAGCAGGCCGAGGGTGACCTCGGGCAGGCCGATACGGGAGCCGGGGGCGTCCAGCGCGATGCGGTGGTGGGCGGCGAGCGCGATCTCGTAACCGCCGCCGAGCGCGGCGCCGTTGATGGCGGCGACGACCGGTTTGCCGAGGGTCTCGATGCGGCGCAGGGAGTTCTTGATGGCGGTTCCGGCGTCGAACGCCGCCTGGGCGTTCTCGGGACCGATCTTGATCATGTCCTTGAGGTCGCCGCCCGCGAAGAAGGTCTTCTTGGCGGAGGTGTAGATGATGCCCCGGATGGAGTCCTTCTCGGCCTCGGCGCGCTCGGCGACGGCCGCGATGGACTCCTTGAAGCCCTGGTTCATGGTGTTGGCGGACTGGTCGGGGTCGTCCAGTACGAGGGTGACGACGCCGGTCTCGTCCTGTTCCCAGCGGATGGTCGTGCTCTCGGTCATTGCGGTGTTCTCCGTAAGCAGAGGGGCCGGGACGGTCAGAGACGCTCGATGACGGTGGCGATGCCCATGCCGCCTCCGACGCAGAGGGTGGCGAGGCCGTAGCGCTTGTCCTGCCGCTCCAGTTCGTCGATGAGCGTGCCGAGGATCATCGCGCCGGTCGCTCCGAGCGGGTGGCCGAGCGCGATGGCGCCGCCGTTGACGTTGACCTTGTCGAGGCTCAGGCCCATGTCCTTGGCGAAGCGCAGGACGACTCCGGCGAAGGCCTCGTTGATCTCGACGAGGTCGATGTCGTCGATGGTGAGCCCGGCCTTGGCCAGTGCCTTGCGGGTGGCGGGGGCGGGCCCGGTGAGCATGATGGTCGGCTCGGAGCCGGACACGGCGGCGGAGACGATCCGCGCGCGGGGGGTGAGTCCGTAGCGCTCGCCGGTCTCCTTCGAGCCGATCGCGACGAGGGCGGCACCGTCCACGATCCCGGAGGAGTTGCCCGCGTGGTGGACGTGGTCGATCTTCTCGACCCAGTGGTACTTCTGGAGGGCCACCGCGTCGAAGCCGCCCATCTCACCGATCGTCGCGAAGGACGGCTTGAGGGAGGCGAGGGAGTCGGCGGTGGTGCCGGGGCGCATGTGCTCGTCGTGGTCGAGGACGAGCAGGCCGTTGCGGTCCCTGACCGGGACGACGGAGCGGGCGAAACGCTCCTCCTTCCAGGCGATCGCCGCGCGTTCCTGGGAGAGGGCGGCGTACTCGTCGACGTCGCGCCGCGAGAAGCCCTCGACCGTGGCGATGAGGTCGGCTCCGATGCCCTGCGGGGCGAAGCCGGTCTCGAAGCTGGTCATCGGGTCCATGGCCCAGGCGCCGCCGTCGGAGCCCATGGGCACCCGGGACATCGATTCGACGCCACCGGCCAGGACGAGGTCCTCCCAGCCCGAACGCACCTTGGCCGCGGCCAGGTTGACGGCCTCCAGACCGGAGGCACAGAAGCGGTTCTCCTGGACGCCGGCGACGGAGTCCGGGAGCCCTGCGGCGATCGCGGCGATACGGGCGATGTCGGAGCCCTGGTCCCCGAGCGGGCTGACGACGCCGAGGACGATGTCGTCGATGGCCGCCGGGTCGAGGCCGGGGAAACGGTCACGGATCTCATGGATGAGACCGACGACGAGGTCGATCGGCTTGGTGCCGTGCAGGGCGCCGTTGGCCTTGCCGCGGCCGCGCGGGGTGCGGATCGCGTCGTAGACGAATGCTTCGGTACTCAAGGCAGCTGCCTTTCCGGGTCGGTGCTGGGCGGGGTCAGGAGAGCAGCGAGCGGCCGATGATCTCCTTCATGATCTCGGTCGTGCCGCCGTAGATGGTCTGGATGCGGCCGTCGGTGAAAGCCTTGGCGACCCGGTACTCCGTCATGTAGCCGTAGCCGCCGTGCAGTTGGAGGCACCGGTCGGCGACGCGCTTCTGCAGCTCGGTCGCCCACCACTTGGCCATCGAGGCGTGGACGGCGTCGAGCGTCCCCTCGGAGTGGTCGACGATGCACCGGTCGAGGAAGGCCCGGGTCACGGCGCACTCGGTGGCCATCTCGGCGATCTCGAAGCGGATGTGCTGGAGCTTGGAGAGCGGGCGCCCGAAGGCCTCGCGCTCCTTGACGTACCGGGTGGTGATCTCCAGGAGGTGTTCGGCGGCGGCGATCCCGGCGACCGCTATGCCCATGCGCTCCTGGGCCAGGTTGGTCATCAGGTGGATGAACGCGCCGTCGAGCTCACCGAGGAGGTTCTCCTTGGGGACGCGTACGTCGTTGAAGAACAGCTCGGCGGTGTCCTGGGACTTCTGGCCGATCTTGTCGAGGTTGCGGCCCCGCTCGAAGCCCTCGGTACCGCGCTCGACGACGAGCAGCGAGAGGCCCTTGGCGCCGCCCTCCGGTGAGGTCTTGGCCACGACGATCACCAGGTCGGCGAGGATGCCGTTGGAGATGAAGGTCTTCGATCCGTTGAGGAGCCAGTGGTCGCCCTTGTCCTCGGCGCTCGTGCGGATGCCCTGGAGGTCGGAGCCCGCGCCGGGTTCCGTCATGGCGATGGCGGTGATGGTCTCGCCGCTGCAGAAGCCGGGCAGCCAGCGCCGCTTCTGCTCCTCGGTGGCGAGACCGGTGAGGTAGGGGCCGATGATGTCGTTGTGCAGGCCGAGCGCGAGCCCGGACACCCCGGCCCGGGTGAACTCCTCGGCGAGAACGGCGCTGTAGCGGAAGTCGGCGTTGCCGCCGCCCCCGTACTCCTCGGGGACCGCGAGGCCGAGCAGCCCCTGGCGGCCGGCCGCGAGCCAGGCCTCCCGGGAGACGACGCCGTCCTTCTCCCACTGCTCGTAGTGCGGGAGGACCTCCTTGGCGAGGAAGGTGCGGACGGTCTCGCGGAACGCGTCGTGCTCTTCGGTGAAGATCTGCCGCTGCACTTCAAGCCCCCTGGAGCCAGTTCTTGACGGTGGAGATCAGCCGCGCCGGCTCGGGGCCGGCAGGGGTGACGTTGAGCATGGTGACTCCGGCCTCGCGGAACGCCTCGATACGGTCGCGTACGTACCCCTCGGGGCCGCAGAGCGTCATGAGCTCGCAGAACTCGTCCGGGACCGCGGCCTCGGCCTCCTTCTTCTTCCCGGAGAGGTAGAGCTCCTGGATGGTGGCGGCCTCCTTCTCGTAGCCGTAGGCGACGGCGAGGTCGTTGTAGAAGTTCTTGCCGGGCGCGCCCATGCCGCCGACGTAGAGCGCGATCTGCGGACGGGCGAGATCGCGGAGGGCGGCGGCGTCGTCGCCGATGGCCAGCAGGCCGCCCGCGACGGTCTGCAGCGGGCCGAGTGCGGGGTCGCGCTTCGCCGCGCCCTCGGCCAGGGCCGTGCCCCAGACCTGCTGGGCCTTCTCCGGGATGTAGAGGGTGGGCAGCCAGCCGTCGGCGATCTCGGCGGTCAGCCGGACGTTGGCCGGGCCCAGCGAGGCGACGTAGAGCGGGATGGTGTCACGCACCGGCCGGGTGAGGATCTTCAGCGGCTTGCCGAGCTTGCCGCCCTTCTCCTTCGGCAGGGGCATGTCGGTGATGCCGTGGTGGTCGATGACCTCGCGGCGCCAGATCCGGCGGCAGAGCTCGACGGTCTCGCGGGTCCGGCCGAGCGGCCTGTCGTACGGCTTGCCGTGCCAGCCCTCCACGACCTGCGGGCCCGAGGCACCGAGTCCGAGCAGCGCACGTCCGCCCGATACGGCGTCGAGCCCCGCTCCGGTCTGGGCGATGAGGGCGGGGGTGCGGGAGTAGACGTTGAGGATCGCCGCGCCGATCCTCAGGCGTTCGGTGCGGGCGGCGAGGTAGCCCATGAGGGTGGGCGAGTCGAAGCCGTACGCCTCGGCGACCCAGACGGCGTCGAGTCCGGCGGACTCGAGTTCCGCGACCTCGTCGCAGGCGGCGCGCGGGTCGCCCGCGTAGTTCAGCGGCAGGGAGAGTTCCATCAGCCGGTCGTTTCCTTCCCGGTGGTCAGCAGGCCCGGCAGGTCCCACTCCTCGGCGACGGCCTCGGTGTCCGCTCCGGGCAGCGCGGGTGCGCTGCGTACGGAGACGGGGGTCGCGGAGAAGCGTGGCGCTGGGGCGGGCTGGGTGAGTCCGCCGTGCTCCACGTAGGTGGAACGGGCGGCGAGGTGGGGGTGGCGGGGTGCCTCACGGAGCGAGAGGACGGGAGCCACACAGGCGTCCGTCCCCTCGAAGATCTCGGTCCACTCGGCGCGCGTACGGGTGCTGAAGCGGTCGGCGACCAGGGCACGCAGTTCCTCCCAGCGTCCGAGGTCGTTGCGGTCGGGGGCCTCGTCCCCGAGTCCGAGGAGCCCGGCGAACTCCTCGTAGAAGCGTGGTTCCAGGGCCCCGACCGCCATGTAGCCGCCGTCGGAGGTCTCGTAGGAGCCGTAGAAGGGGCAGCCGCCGTCGAGGAGGTTGGAGCCGCGCCGGTCCTGCCAGCTGCCGGCCGCCAGCATGCCGTGGATCATCGTCGCGAGATGGGCCGCGCCGTCGACGATGGCCGCGTCGACGACCTGTCCGGTCCCCTGCGTACGGGCGTGCTGGAGGGCGGCGAGCACGCCTACGACGAGGTAGAGCGAGCCGCCCGCGTAGTCGCCGACCAGATTGGCGGGGACCGTGGGCGGTTCGCCGGATCTGCCGATCATGGACAGGGTGCCGGTGAGGGCGATGTAGCCGATGTCATGTCCTGCCCGTTCGGCCAGCGGCCCGTCCTGGCCCCAGCCGGTCATCCGCCCGTAGACGAGCCGCGGATTGCGTTCCAGGCAGGCGTCGGGCCCGACGCCTAGGCGTTCGGCGACGCCGGGCCGGTAGCCCTCGATCAGGATGTCGGCGCGCTCGACGAGGTCGAGCACCTGCCCGGCTCCGCCCTCGGCCTTCAGATCGACGAGGACCGACCGCTTGTTGCGGTTGGTGAGATCGAAGGCGGGTTCGATACCGATCACCGAACCTCCGGGCCGGTCGACGCGCACCACGTCGGCGCCGAGGTCGGCGAGGAGCATCGCGGCGAACGGGCCGGGGCCG from Streptomyces sp. QL37 harbors:
- a CDS encoding AMP-dependent synthetase/ligase; protein product: MTTILRVPTETDRLTLPALLARNAEDHGDLPALSWRSPDSTDGWTTLTWREVRRETAVLAAGYTARGVRRGEQVLMMMGNRPEHWLSDLALTHLGAVPVTVYGTAAPEQIAHIARHSGARLAVVEGARERARWEPLLADATVPLEALLVVEPEGAGGRTYASLYEAGQQAYDAEEFEAAWQASAADDPLTVVYTSGTTGDPKAVPITHRSVVVNALALDRVVELPDHVAHICYLPFAHIAERMLGIYLPVFRASHVHLCADAAAVAATARALHPAQFFGVPRVWEKLAASVRAALATLPEEQRAAIEAAGETAREHVAFRERGEQPPAELETAYRHAKEKVLDPVLSLAGFERLVWTASASAPMPLDVVRFWAGFGIVVMDAWGLTETVGVFTTNSPSGFRLGSVGRPLHGLELRIAEDGEILVRGETVFSGYLRADGTVDRALDADGWFPTGDIGRIDDDGYLWLTDRKKEMIITSTGKNVSPALVENALKEHPLIGQAFVHGDGHSYLVALLVLDAEMAPAWAAARGVEGGDDMTALAAHPAVREEVDRAVQAANARLNRTEQVKRHRLLAREWGPDTGELTPSLKLRRRVVREQYGKVLDALYEESGT
- a CDS encoding M4 family metallopeptidase, encoding MRTTRIRRTLAAGVVAAATGSALLAAPAWADGAAPAAPAAATATADPVPVAPALTQGLDATVRKGTPAEAARAHMKAYKGTYKVAESDLRTVRTTKDGEQSSVRFQQKHEGVPVFGAQYAVQTEAGGGGVRITSATGTLYTELTVSTKPLVDEATAEQRMFSLDRGLVGVEGRQTRAQGLTVLPDADGGRLAWHFTVTGGRADGSPVRQEVYVDARVGGIALSYDNIDAADVSPAEGTGVRVDGTETKLGVNKEADGTYTLVDSARAMYPRTGGQIRTYDARRAHYQDLVGGPVGDRAPLGTSATDRFDGAATSSGAVDAHLNATKVYEYLRDRLGRDGVDGEGGSIHSVVNVSSNGQDYANAFWDGSKMVYGHMEGIPLSVGLDVVGHEMTHGVTEHSAGLVYLNQSGALNEAISDYFGNAMETADKGIAMDDPSSGLIGEYLCNGTVPLEECALRDLNDGRSAQKDYLPMTLDIDNGGVHHNSTIVGGAMWDMRKSIDSELADQVVYRAAQNYLTPLSGFTDMRDAVTLAAKSLHVSERDLAAIGAAFDAHGIEKGWERRSGTHDGTVIGADVLPAYEVYGGIDEQAAQINGDVYAIPHGDAVAWDRGSEAFGITVGRFGKKPQRELAQKDAHLLDPSLDDDRIVFTRVAADGVGVYRSGDKGQGGIRKLVDLPGADETEPVTDDGALAYISTTPDGEQDVLLRKADGTTVEVTPEAGTTASRLAMKHGRIAWTGSGGYVYLYDIRSGTTQSKRIGGWLLNSVSDIQLTSDRIYWRETGGLLPNTNFVSAPADDLSAAAKLRYPTGTYVAQFSVNEKYFAYSTYDLWGGLGSWTGPGKVKVSTTADVLAGLDDFSRVSCSSGAQLAPSLGDGRRVAWLDTTAAATDVATRATFAGSCEE
- a CDS encoding helix-turn-helix transcriptional regulator, whose protein sequence is MIPAPVAGPADSSLLTLLGLEEAEDVVYRLLVDRPDCEPAALEGALSGPVVAQALESLVERGLASAGRPDDDGTAVRYRAASPVLALGSLLESRRAALRQVESFVGDLTERHRSAQAHASGVPVEVLTGPAAIRRRLLTMQRQAVSEVCTLVPTRHAPEVLTCEDNHAEADAELTRRGVTVRSVVERAGLEHPATAAVLASCVALGQHISVTDRLPIKLVIVDRRVALLPLNPERETEPVALVVHRTGLLTALCSLFEEHFEKGWRLSGSDAGREDALAPVDREIVALLHIGLTDAAIARQLGMGHRTVQRRLRALMDEVGAATRFQLGWHAARAGWLESPDSVAAEHF
- a CDS encoding MerR family transcriptional regulator codes for the protein MAPGTDEPTLTVDELAARAGVTVRTVRFYSTRGLLPPPVIGPRRVGHYGHDHLSRLALIEELQHQGMTLAAIERYLQQLPPDLSAQDLAIHRALVASWAPDAAEDMERAELERRAGRPLSEQDVDRLGAMGVLERPGKPEAPFQVDPGLLRLGVELLDVPIAHETILAARTVLLEHTRSAAHELSRLFRDEVWNPYRERESDPEHVKAMKSLSANMQPMVLQALLTAFQRSLKEELRAAFTAGEEG